The window GCCGGGGGAACGGTGGCGGTGTTGCTGCTGGCCACCGGTCGGAAGGGCAGGAAGGACCCGGTGCCGTTCGGGCCGTACCTGGCGCTGGGAGGCATCGTCGCCGCGCTCTGGGGAAGGGAGATAATCAGTTGGTATTTTGGTTTGTGGGGTTAAAAAGAAAAGGGAATACCGATCGCATCTAGAAAGTCTTGGTGAGCTTCCGATTGTTTTGAGGTGTTGTTGTGGCGGAGGCAAAGACTTCCAAGAAGCAACTCGGGGAACAACTTATTGAAAGAGCTCTGATCACCAGGGAACAGCTCTGGGAAGCCCTGCGGATTCAGTCCAAGACCGGCGACAAGCTGGGCGTCATTCTGGTCGGGATGGGTTTGGTCTCCCAGGACGAGATCAACGACATTCTGGGCTTGGCTCCCACCGTGTCCCTGGAGTCGATCGACCCTGATTTGCTGAAGACTGTACCGGAACAACTTATCCGGAAATATATGGCCATCCCGGTGAAGAAAGAAGGACGTAAACTGACACTAGCCTTGGCCGACCCGACAAACATCCTGGCGATAGATGATTTCCGCCTGATTCTGGGGTGCGAGGTGGAACCGGTGAAGATGGCGCAGGAAGACATCGAGGCGGCGCTGCAGAAACACTTCGGCATCCCGCAGTTTGACAAAGCTTTCGAGGAATTTGACCTGGAAGTGGCCGCGGAGGAGGAAGAGCCGGAAGAGGAAAGCCTGGTCGACGACGCCCCCGTGGTGCGGTTGGTGAATTCCCTGTTCCTGCAAGCCATCGAAATGAAAGCCAGCGACATCCATATCGAACCCCAGGAGACCGGACTCCGGATCAGGTACCGGGTGGACGGCCTGCTGCGGGAGGTCGCCCACCTGCCCAAGAAGATCCGCCCCGCCGTCATCTCTCGTGTCAAGATTATGTCCGAAATGGACATCGCCGAGAAAAGGGTGCCCCAGGACGGCCGTATCCCACTCAAGTTTGGGACCAAAGAGATCGACATGCGTGTGTCAACCCTGCCGACGGCTTACGGAGAGAAAGTGGTCAGCCGCCTGCTGGACAAGTCGGGTATGCAGAACTACCGAATCGAACAGCTCGGCTTTCACCCGGACAACCTCAGGAAGTTCCAGTCGGCTCTTCGCAATGCTTACGGGATGTTGCTGATCACCGGCCCCACGGGAAGCGGCAAAACCACCACCCTCTATGCCGCCCTCAACCAACTGAACACCCCGGAGAGGAATATCACCACGATTGAAGACCCGATTGAGTACATGTTGCGGGGCATCAACCAGACACAGGTGAACGTCAAGGCCGGAATGACCTTCGCCGCCGGGCTTCGCTCGATTCTGCGGCAGGACCCGGACATCGTGATGGTCGGAGAGATCCGCGACCGGGAGACGGCTGACATCGCCGTGCGGGCGGCGGTAACCGGCCACCTGGTGATGTCAACGCTACATACCAACGACGCCGCCAGCGCGGTAAACCGCCTGGTGGATATGGGCGTGGAGCCTTTTATGGTCTCGGCCTCCCTGCTCGGGGTGGTGGCCCAGCGTCTGGTGCGCCGCCTTTGCACAACATGCAAGGAGGCCTACCCGCTGCCGGAGCACGATCCGGTGCGCCAGTTCCTCGGCTGCGACTCTGCCGATGCGGTGACGCTCTACCGGGGCCGGGGCTGTAACCGGTGCGGCCAATCCGGGTACCGGGGCCGGGTGGCTCTGCACGAGGTGTTCATCGTCGGGTCCGAACTCCGTCCCCTGATTTCGGCCAACGTGCCCGCCGACCAGCTTAAGCAGAAAGCGGTTCAGCACGGGATGATCACCTTGAAACAGGACGGAGTGTATAAGGTGCTGGAGGGCCTGACCACCGTGGACGAAGTTATGCGCGTGGCCTACATCGGTGAGGATGAGTAGCCGCGCTTGATTCTTTAAGGAGGCGCGCGGGATGCAGATAGACGAGATTCTAAGACTGGCCTTCAAACTGGGCGTGTCCGACGTGCACCTGACGGTGGATAGCCCGCCGGCCTTCCGCCTGCACGGCGCCCTCCTGCCGTTTGATGCTCCGGAATGGCAGGGGCGGCTGGAAATCGACCCATCGTACGTGCGGGCCTTGACTCCGGCCGATACCGACGGGCTGGCCCGGCAACTCATCGCTCCGGAGCGGTACAATGACTTTCTCCGGGTCGGGGATTTGGACTTTTCGTACGCTATCGAGGGCGTGGGGCGCTTCCGGGTGAACGCGTACAAGCAGAAGGGCAACGTGGCGTTGGCGCTCCGCCTGATCAACTCCAGGATTCTGTCATTCAGCGAACTCGGCCTGCCGGAAATTCTGGCCTACCTGTCCCGCCGGCCCCGGGGTATGGTCCTGGTGACCGGTCCCACCGGCAGCGGCAAGTCGACCACCCTGGCGTCCATGATTGACCTGATCAACCGGGAGCGGCACGACCACATCATCACCCTGGAAGACCCGATCGAGTTTGTGCACGTGCACAAGAAATGCCGGGTCAACCAGCGGGAGATCGGACTGGATACCGGATCCTTCGCCAGCGCCCTGCGCGCCGCTATGCGCGAGGACCCCGACGTCATCCTGGTGGGTGAAATGCGCGACCCGGAGACGGTCGGGATCGCCCTGACGGCGGCCGAGACCGGCCACCTGGTTTTGGCTACCCTGCACACCTCCAGCGCGGCCCAGACCATCGATCGGATCATCGATGTCTTCCCCCCGCACCAGCAGCAGCAGATCCGGGTTCAACTGGCCAACACGATCCAGGGAGTGGTCGCGCAGCAACTCATCCCCCGGATCGACAAGCCGGGACGGGTGGCGGCCATTGAAATCATGGTGGCCACGCCGGCAATACGAAACCTGATTCGCGAAGGCAAGACCTACCAGATCATCAGCCAGATTCAGACCGGGGCGAAGTACGGAATGCAGTCGCTGGATATGAGCCTGCGCACGCTGTACCAGAAGAACATGATCAGCAAGCAGGAGGCCCTGAACCGGGCGGCTGACCCGGAGAGTCTCAGGAAGATGATCGAGGAGTGACGTCGCAGCACGGGTAGAGGTTCCGAGAGTTGTGTTCAACATAGGATGCTCATGCTGAAAAAACGGCTCGGAGGCAAGAT is drawn from Candidatus Desulforudis audaxviator MP104C and contains these coding sequences:
- a CDS encoding GspE/PulE family protein, with the translated sequence MAEAKTSKKQLGEQLIERALITREQLWEALRIQSKTGDKLGVILVGMGLVSQDEINDILGLAPTVSLESIDPDLLKTVPEQLIRKYMAIPVKKEGRKLTLALADPTNILAIDDFRLILGCEVEPVKMAQEDIEAALQKHFGIPQFDKAFEEFDLEVAAEEEEPEEESLVDDAPVVRLVNSLFLQAIEMKASDIHIEPQETGLRIRYRVDGLLREVAHLPKKIRPAVISRVKIMSEMDIAEKRVPQDGRIPLKFGTKEIDMRVSTLPTAYGEKVVSRLLDKSGMQNYRIEQLGFHPDNLRKFQSALRNAYGMLLITGPTGSGKTTTLYAALNQLNTPERNITTIEDPIEYMLRGINQTQVNVKAGMTFAAGLRSILRQDPDIVMVGEIRDRETADIAVRAAVTGHLVMSTLHTNDAASAVNRLVDMGVEPFMVSASLLGVVAQRLVRRLCTTCKEAYPLPEHDPVRQFLGCDSADAVTLYRGRGCNRCGQSGYRGRVALHEVFIVGSELRPLISANVPADQLKQKAVQHGMITLKQDGVYKVLEGLTTVDEVMRVAYIGEDE
- a CDS encoding type IV pilus twitching motility protein PilT, producing MQIDEILRLAFKLGVSDVHLTVDSPPAFRLHGALLPFDAPEWQGRLEIDPSYVRALTPADTDGLARQLIAPERYNDFLRVGDLDFSYAIEGVGRFRVNAYKQKGNVALALRLINSRILSFSELGLPEILAYLSRRPRGMVLVTGPTGSGKSTTLASMIDLINRERHDHIITLEDPIEFVHVHKKCRVNQREIGLDTGSFASALRAAMREDPDVILVGEMRDPETVGIALTAAETGHLVLATLHTSSAAQTIDRIIDVFPPHQQQQIRVQLANTIQGVVAQQLIPRIDKPGRVAAIEIMVATPAIRNLIREGKTYQIISQIQTGAKYGMQSLDMSLRTLYQKNMISKQEALNRAADPESLRKMIEE